One part of the Bacillus sp. FJAT-27916 genome encodes these proteins:
- a CDS encoding carbohydrate ABC transporter permease — MRTRSFSYWLFLTPVLVSLFLVVLLPLGLGIFYSFTDWNGIQTTAFVGFQNYIGIFQEKEFVDALWFTVKFSLVSIILINVIGLVLALIVTSRIKSSHFLRTIFFMPNLIGGLILGFIWQFIFTKAFDAVGVALGYEGLQGWLSTASTGFWGLVILMSWQMAGYIMIIYISYLESVPEELTEAAEIDGANYFQKLRAIIFPLVAPAFTVSMFLTLSNTFKLYDQNLSLTGGGPYNSTQMVAMEIFQTAFKESDMAYASAKAVVFFLIVASISLTQVYINKKREVEL; from the coding sequence ATGCGTACTCGCAGTTTTTCCTACTGGCTATTTCTAACACCTGTTCTCGTATCGCTATTTTTGGTCGTCCTATTACCGCTAGGACTCGGAATCTTTTATTCATTTACGGACTGGAATGGAATTCAGACAACTGCTTTTGTAGGGTTCCAAAACTATATCGGTATTTTCCAGGAGAAAGAATTCGTAGATGCCTTGTGGTTCACCGTGAAATTCTCCCTCGTATCGATCATTTTAATTAACGTGATTGGTTTAGTATTGGCCTTAATTGTTACTTCAAGAATCAAATCAAGTCATTTCCTTCGGACTATATTCTTTATGCCGAACTTAATTGGCGGGTTGATTTTGGGATTTATTTGGCAGTTTATTTTCACGAAAGCCTTTGACGCGGTGGGTGTAGCCTTGGGCTATGAAGGGCTGCAAGGGTGGTTATCTACTGCCTCAACTGGTTTCTGGGGATTAGTCATCCTGATGAGCTGGCAAATGGCTGGCTATATTATGATTATTTACATTTCCTATCTTGAAAGCGTTCCAGAAGAATTAACTGAAGCTGCCGAGATTGATGGAGCAAACTATTTCCAAAAGCTTCGTGCGATTATTTTCCCTCTCGTTGCACCGGCATTTACAGTTAGTATGTTCTTGACGCTGTCCAATACATTTAAGCTATATGATCAGAACTTAAGTTTAACAGGCGGCGGTCCTTATAATTCCACGCAAATGGTGGCGATGGAAATCTTCCAGACAGCGTTTAAAGAAAGTGATATGGCCTATGCATCAGCAAAAGCCGTTGTCTTCTTCTTAATTGTCGCATCCATCAGCTTGACACAAGTGTACATCAACAAGAAAAGGGAGGTTGAGTTGTAA
- a CDS encoding helix-turn-helix domain-containing protein, translating to MIRKELKKKGPIHPKGMAKLHTIDAEKNRLADKIDHYLVVCIYEQGVKNEAQAVMTAQWERAKANSFVVFEKVYRESEEIFQNLRVAARNQIISSMAVNIVEILEKQHSRMSVQKGSDRAELIKTVSHFIKNETFLSEENVWEDFCAWFRCSLTEWVLDEMVQSIGYEYIAGLDTLELNKQFHDYLSRSLSNEGFTARFSELISQHLSGWMEEILIILTDKNGKLEKLLAEQTNSQQIPGTQSVSGYIHVMNNVAYQNVREALYKNMFCSDETNPWPTTPLYKGNMEGVVQFKPPFFADDWQAGLPVDQAWREAEGVSDLDVDLFDALCSVFLSRASHSKDLIEVYFDELLQMRGLKAKLGGEGRRGGYEQKQRRQVLESLSRIQSLWIEIEKAVIYVKGRPVEMKLQGRTFLFKDSAGKECRISELAEEKKVYFTIDDIFSRYLYGSGRQIAILPIKALHYHPHHRTWEKRLARYVSWRWRTQARKGDYLQPNKVATLLNAIGEDINERTPSRTRDRLEKALDTLHEDGIIGGWYYDHKWDETIADSRGWYRTWRNAAIIIEPPAVITEQYQSIQKRKKTKHNQGSLMPMSSLNLLGQQLRLMRSQLGLTLSQVAEEIGVSPSYLSHIECGSKHPSDKIQLSITKWIQRYM from the coding sequence ATGATAAGAAAAGAACTGAAGAAAAAGGGTCCTATTCATCCAAAGGGTATGGCAAAGCTGCATACGATAGATGCAGAGAAAAATCGTTTGGCCGATAAGATTGATCATTACTTAGTCGTTTGTATTTATGAGCAGGGTGTAAAGAATGAAGCCCAAGCAGTCATGACTGCTCAGTGGGAGCGTGCGAAAGCAAATTCCTTTGTTGTTTTTGAGAAGGTCTACCGGGAAAGCGAGGAGATCTTTCAGAATCTGCGTGTTGCTGCCCGGAATCAGATTATTTCAAGTATGGCGGTCAACATCGTGGAGATTCTCGAGAAACAGCATAGCCGGATGAGCGTCCAGAAGGGGTCCGACCGAGCTGAACTCATCAAAACGGTTAGCCATTTTATTAAGAATGAAACATTTCTGTCAGAGGAGAATGTCTGGGAGGATTTCTGTGCGTGGTTTCGCTGCAGTTTGACTGAATGGGTATTGGATGAGATGGTGCAATCCATCGGCTATGAATATATTGCTGGACTGGATACATTAGAGTTGAATAAACAATTTCATGATTATCTATCAAGAAGTCTTTCGAACGAGGGTTTTACAGCACGGTTCAGCGAGCTGATTAGTCAGCATCTATCCGGATGGATGGAAGAAATCCTGATTATCCTCACTGATAAAAATGGAAAGCTGGAGAAGCTTCTTGCCGAGCAGACGAATAGTCAGCAAATTCCCGGTACACAATCTGTTTCCGGTTATATACATGTAATGAATAATGTCGCCTATCAGAATGTCAGGGAAGCCTTATATAAGAATATGTTTTGTTCCGATGAAACGAATCCTTGGCCAACAACCCCGCTATATAAAGGAAATATGGAAGGGGTGGTCCAGTTTAAGCCGCCTTTTTTTGCGGATGATTGGCAGGCTGGTCTGCCTGTCGACCAAGCATGGCGAGAAGCAGAGGGTGTATCTGATTTAGATGTCGATCTATTTGATGCCTTATGCAGTGTATTCCTGTCGAGGGCGAGCCATTCAAAGGATTTAATTGAGGTGTATTTCGACGAATTACTGCAAATGAGGGGACTGAAGGCGAAACTGGGAGGGGAAGGGCGTCGGGGCGGTTATGAACAGAAACAGCGCCGGCAAGTTTTGGAATCGCTTTCACGAATACAAAGCCTTTGGATTGAAATAGAAAAAGCGGTCATTTATGTGAAAGGCAGGCCCGTCGAGATGAAACTTCAAGGGCGAACATTCCTGTTTAAGGACAGTGCCGGTAAGGAATGCCGAATCTCAGAGCTTGCTGAAGAGAAGAAAGTCTATTTCACCATCGATGACATCTTTTCCAGATACCTGTATGGCTCCGGAAGGCAAATAGCGATTTTGCCAATTAAGGCTTTGCATTATCATCCTCACCACCGGACATGGGAGAAACGGTTAGCTAGATATGTCAGCTGGAGATGGCGCACCCAGGCAAGAAAAGGGGACTATCTTCAACCGAATAAAGTCGCGACGCTCTTGAATGCCATTGGCGAGGATATAAATGAACGAACCCCTTCAAGGACGAGGGATCGGTTAGAGAAAGCCTTGGATACTCTACACGAAGACGGGATTATTGGCGGCTGGTACTATGACCATAAATGGGATGAAACGATTGCGGATTCGAGGGGATGGTACCGTACCTGGAGGAATGCAGCCATCATCATCGAACCTCCTGCTGTTATTACAGAACAATACCAATCTATTCAAAAAAGGAAGAAGACAAAGCATAATCAAGGATCGCTGATGCCGATGTCATCATTGAATCTATTAGGCCAGCAGCTGCGATTGATGCGTAGCCAGCTTGGCTTGACGTTAAGCCAAGTGGCAGAAGAAATAGGGGTTTCCCCCTCTTATTTAAGCCATATTGAATGCGGAAGCAAACATCCGTCTGACAAGATTCAACTCAGTATAACAAAATGGATACAGCGATATATGTAA
- a CDS encoding M14 family metallopeptidase: MKKKQAKKGFAKLLVLSSFTLASLYPVGAMANTAVNDQAVVPIAKEETSSIVKLVIPDRKTFDKMQEMGVDLTHSVHEHDGVIEADVVVTPTELATLEMLGVKKKETIVTESQWRGNVAERNTSQALEQELASEIDTLKVLRANYFTNQSGDFLYLEVKSSAGETASTALTAKWKEGDSEKSATLSRKVDYGQYLYHTILIEVDEIPREVTIESNLGGKTSKKLTEWLGDLPDEPNDHYVKDFVDHYMDPNELYERAESLAEEFPELIEIVEMPYKTNGYRRHAQATIGEMSNNAIVLTSKAWGHKGGNDFSVELVNPNKKNANLKVTVKKNVITVQLATNRDKEITTTAAQAVAAINSQAKSVVSATTYRGNAGAGVLSAASAQLTDGLDAPESVSREPQTMKVIRIGKQKNGTKPGVLAYSQEHAREWVTPLVTIETAERLVRNYAHDKPTKQLVNNLDIFLIPTMNPDGANYSFYDYNMQRKNMKNHCGPTQSDPGYQNSWGVDLNRNYTAGSVYDGFIGASTSCTSSTFAGPEEGSEVEMRNMAWLVDEYSHIKFAMNVHSYGGYFMWSPGSYDAERNTLPRPTAGEEAFYWSASSHILNKIQDHRGTVILPGRTGPIPDVLYSAAGNSADYLWYEKGIFAWNFEVGADLYNKSTKRWEAVGFQPTFEEGHEEAMEFSNGLIGLMEVAHNQAKDKTNPRTIADPGSGTYKDKVDVSFITSEPATIYYTLDGSRPNFDSPKLMLSGVRESAESIEITETSTLNWFSVDIAGNIENNYNPFGNGKKYNSATFKIK, encoded by the coding sequence ATGAAGAAGAAGCAGGCAAAGAAAGGCTTTGCCAAGTTATTAGTACTTTCTAGTTTCACATTGGCGTCCTTGTACCCGGTGGGGGCGATGGCGAATACGGCTGTGAATGATCAAGCCGTTGTACCAATCGCCAAGGAGGAAACGTCATCCATCGTCAAATTGGTCATCCCGGATCGCAAAACATTCGATAAGATGCAGGAAATGGGGGTCGACCTGACGCATAGTGTGCATGAGCATGATGGCGTGATTGAAGCGGATGTCGTTGTGACTCCTACTGAGCTTGCAACACTAGAAATGTTGGGTGTGAAGAAGAAAGAGACCATTGTGACGGAATCCCAGTGGAGGGGGAATGTAGCGGAACGTAACACATCTCAGGCGCTCGAGCAGGAACTAGCCTCTGAAATAGATACATTAAAGGTATTACGGGCCAATTATTTTACCAACCAGTCAGGGGATTTCCTTTACTTGGAGGTCAAATCCAGTGCGGGAGAAACAGCCAGCACCGCTTTGACGGCAAAATGGAAGGAAGGCGACAGTGAAAAATCGGCGACTCTTTCAAGGAAAGTGGATTATGGACAGTATCTATACCACACTATATTAATTGAAGTCGATGAGATTCCGAGGGAAGTAACCATTGAATCGAATTTGGGAGGAAAGACGTCCAAAAAGCTGACGGAATGGCTTGGCGACCTTCCTGATGAGCCGAACGACCATTACGTGAAGGACTTTGTTGATCATTATATGGATCCAAATGAATTATATGAGAGAGCAGAAAGCTTGGCCGAGGAATTTCCTGAGCTGATTGAAATTGTGGAGATGCCGTACAAAACGAATGGATATCGGCGACACGCTCAAGCCACAATCGGGGAGATGAGCAATAATGCCATCGTTCTGACGTCCAAGGCTTGGGGACATAAGGGAGGAAATGATTTTTCCGTCGAGCTGGTGAATCCGAATAAGAAGAATGCCAACCTGAAAGTAACGGTTAAAAAGAATGTCATTACCGTCCAATTAGCGACGAATAGAGACAAGGAAATAACGACGACTGCAGCTCAGGCAGTTGCGGCGATTAATAGCCAGGCAAAATCAGTGGTAAGCGCCACAACGTATCGAGGAAATGCGGGAGCGGGAGTCCTATCTGCGGCATCAGCGCAGCTGACAGACGGATTGGATGCACCTGAATCTGTTTCACGCGAGCCGCAAACGATGAAGGTCATCCGCATCGGGAAACAGAAGAACGGCACGAAGCCTGGAGTACTCGCTTATTCCCAGGAGCATGCCCGTGAATGGGTGACACCACTCGTGACAATCGAGACGGCAGAGCGCTTAGTCCGAAATTATGCCCATGATAAGCCAACGAAACAATTGGTCAATAATCTGGATATCTTCCTGATTCCGACGATGAATCCGGACGGGGCCAATTACAGCTTCTATGACTATAATATGCAGCGGAAAAACATGAAAAACCATTGTGGTCCAACCCAAAGTGATCCTGGTTATCAAAACTCTTGGGGTGTTGACCTGAACCGAAACTATACAGCGGGATCCGTGTATGACGGCTTTATCGGAGCATCGACATCCTGCACAAGCTCGACTTTTGCAGGGCCTGAAGAAGGCTCTGAAGTGGAAATGAGAAATATGGCCTGGCTTGTTGATGAATACAGCCATATCAAATTTGCGATGAACGTTCATAGCTATGGCGGATATTTCATGTGGTCTCCAGGATCGTATGATGCTGAAAGGAACACATTGCCGCGCCCGACTGCTGGAGAAGAAGCTTTTTATTGGTCCGCATCCAGTCACATTCTTAATAAAATCCAGGACCACCGCGGAACCGTCATCCTCCCTGGAAGGACTGGCCCGATTCCAGATGTATTGTACTCAGCAGCAGGTAACTCAGCCGATTATCTATGGTATGAAAAAGGCATCTTTGCCTGGAACTTCGAAGTCGGTGCTGACCTTTATAATAAGTCCACAAAGAGATGGGAAGCTGTTGGTTTCCAGCCGACTTTTGAAGAAGGGCATGAAGAAGCGATGGAATTCTCCAACGGCCTGATCGGATTGATGGAGGTTGCCCATAATCAGGCTAAGGACAAAACAAATCCACGCACAATCGCCGACCCAGGAAGCGGCACCTATAAGGATAAAGTGGATGTATCCTTCATTACGAGCGAACCAGCGACCATCTATTACACATTAGATGGCAGCCGACCAAACTTTGATTCTCCGAAATTGATGCTTTCCGGTGTGAGGGAATCAGCCGAATCGATCGAAATTACCGAGACAAGCACCCTCAACTGGTTCTCTGTCGATATCGCTGGAAATATCGAAAATAATTATAATCCTTTCGGAAATGGCAAAAAGTATAATTCTGCTACATTTAAGATTAAATGA
- a CDS encoding ABC transporter substrate-binding protein, with the protein MKRKKWYAGALSASLLATAMLTGCSSDSSSSSSGDKVTIDVFQFKVEFKDQFEAVAEKYEKENPNVDINITTVGGGEDYGAALKSKFASGKEPAIYNVGGPQDVEDWKDKLADLSDTEASKAALEGTLDGVTTDDKVLGLPYNQEGYGLLYNKEIFEKAGIKAEEITTTEALEKAVKTIDSKKDELGIKAVFALPGKEKWVTGLHSSNVFLSPEFDENIMNAYNADSVDFKYGDQFKWYIDLSNKYSIQPTVSLDYSQQVEENFSLGKVAMIQQGNWVYSSIEGIDEEFAQENVGILPIPVEGYKEDSLPVGIPMYWGVNSNKDEKVIEASKDFLDWLYTSDEGKKTVLEDFSFIPAYEGYDSSKIADPISREVYEYATEGKTIGWVFMGYPTGWGENKLGVNIQKYLSDEMTWDELVKESQKSWTDAR; encoded by the coding sequence ATGAAACGTAAAAAGTGGTATGCAGGTGCTTTATCAGCTTCGCTATTAGCAACAGCTATGTTAACGGGATGTTCATCGGATAGCTCCTCATCTAGCAGCGGAGACAAGGTTACTATTGATGTTTTCCAATTTAAAGTAGAGTTTAAAGATCAATTTGAAGCAGTGGCAGAAAAGTATGAAAAGGAAAATCCAAATGTAGATATTAATATTACGACAGTCGGCGGCGGAGAGGATTATGGTGCAGCGTTGAAATCGAAATTCGCTTCCGGTAAGGAACCGGCTATCTATAATGTTGGCGGTCCGCAGGATGTGGAGGACTGGAAGGATAAATTAGCGGATTTATCGGATACAGAAGCCTCTAAAGCAGCGTTAGAGGGAACGCTTGACGGTGTCACAACAGATGATAAAGTTCTAGGCCTTCCATATAACCAAGAAGGATACGGCCTGCTTTATAACAAAGAAATCTTCGAAAAAGCCGGTATTAAGGCAGAGGAAATCACCACAACGGAAGCGCTTGAAAAAGCCGTTAAAACCATTGACAGCAAAAAAGATGAACTTGGTATTAAAGCGGTTTTCGCTTTGCCAGGTAAAGAAAAGTGGGTAACAGGCTTGCATTCCTCCAACGTGTTCCTTTCTCCTGAATTTGACGAGAACATCATGAATGCATATAACGCTGACAGTGTTGATTTCAAATATGGCGATCAATTCAAATGGTATATTGATCTCTCCAATAAATATTCCATTCAGCCAACAGTCAGTCTTGACTATTCTCAACAAGTTGAAGAAAACTTCTCTCTTGGTAAAGTAGCCATGATTCAACAAGGTAACTGGGTATACAGCTCCATCGAAGGAATTGACGAGGAATTCGCTCAAGAAAACGTTGGTATCCTGCCAATTCCTGTAGAAGGCTATAAAGAAGATTCTCTTCCAGTTGGCATTCCAATGTACTGGGGCGTAAACAGCAACAAGGATGAAAAAGTGATTGAAGCATCCAAAGATTTCTTAGATTGGTTGTACACATCTGATGAAGGTAAGAAGACCGTTCTTGAAGACTTCAGCTTTATCCCTGCTTATGAAGGCTATGATTCCAGCAAAATCGCGGATCCAATCTCTAGAGAAGTATATGAATATGCGACTGAAGGCAAAACAATTGGTTGGGTATTCATGGGCTATCCAACTGGTTGGGGCGAGAACAAATTGGGTGTAAACATCCAAAAATATTTAAGTGATGAAATGACTTGGGATGAATTAGTCAAAGAATCACAAAAATCTTGGACAGACGCTCGATAA
- a CDS encoding CAP domain-containing protein yields the protein MMKKKITTFILTGALLLPTASAFADYQYTVVSGDTLWKVADKTETGISELIAANPRISNINLIYPGQKLTIPTQDQIKEYEQEVIRLVNVERTKQGLKELKYDWELARVARYKSEDMRDNNYFSHNSPVYGSPFDMMKNFGINYKAAGENIAKGQSTPEQVVKAWMNSSGHRANILSTKFTHIGVGYAKNGHIWTQQFISK from the coding sequence ATGATGAAGAAAAAGATCACGACATTCATACTCACTGGAGCTTTATTGCTTCCAACCGCATCTGCGTTTGCAGACTATCAATATACGGTGGTATCTGGAGATACTTTGTGGAAGGTTGCCGACAAAACGGAGACTGGCATTAGCGAATTGATTGCTGCCAATCCTAGGATCTCTAATATCAACCTCATTTATCCAGGACAAAAACTTACTATTCCGACTCAGGATCAAATAAAAGAATACGAGCAAGAAGTTATTAGACTCGTCAATGTAGAAAGAACGAAACAAGGTCTCAAAGAATTGAAATATGATTGGGAGCTTGCTAGAGTAGCCAGATACAAGTCAGAGGACATGAGAGATAATAATTACTTTAGTCATAACAGCCCTGTATACGGATCACCATTTGATATGATGAAGAACTTCGGCATTAATTATAAAGCTGCCGGTGAAAATATCGCTAAAGGACAATCCACACCAGAGCAAGTGGTTAAAGCATGGATGAATAGCTCCGGACACAGAGCCAATATTTTGAGCACAAAGTTCACCCATATTGGCGTAGGCTACGCGAAAAACGGACATATTTGGACACAGCAATTTATTTCTAAGTAA
- a CDS encoding carbohydrate ABC transporter permease: protein MRRKHNWPLEIIGIMLALLWLSPFYIMIVNSFKTKKEMFTDVLNLPEALNFDNYVEAFKQLDFLKTLFNSVFITVVSVVLIILFSSMAAYALSRNKSKVSTVLFFVFVAAMLIPFQTVMIPLISVFGKFEMLNRAGLIFMYVGFGASLSIFLYHGSLKGISQSLDEAATIDGANRWQIFWHIIFPILKPITVTVAILNTIWIWNDYLLPSLVINQDGMQTLPLKMFFFFGEYTKQWHLALAGLTLAILPVIIGYFFAQKQIIKGVSEGAVK, encoded by the coding sequence ATGCGCAGAAAGCATAACTGGCCTTTAGAAATCATCGGGATTATGTTGGCTTTACTTTGGCTCTCCCCATTTTATATCATGATTGTCAACTCCTTTAAAACGAAGAAGGAAATGTTTACAGATGTCTTAAATCTTCCGGAAGCCCTTAATTTCGACAACTATGTAGAAGCCTTTAAACAATTGGATTTCCTGAAGACACTCTTTAATTCCGTCTTCATTACCGTTGTGAGTGTCGTGTTGATTATTCTCTTTTCTTCCATGGCAGCGTATGCTCTTTCACGGAATAAAAGTAAGGTGAGTACAGTTTTATTCTTTGTATTCGTGGCAGCGATGCTGATCCCTTTCCAAACCGTTATGATTCCATTAATCTCGGTTTTTGGTAAGTTTGAAATGCTGAACCGTGCAGGGTTAATCTTTATGTACGTTGGTTTTGGCGCCAGCTTGTCCATCTTTTTGTACCATGGATCGTTAAAGGGGATATCCCAATCATTGGATGAAGCAGCAACGATTGATGGGGCCAACAGATGGCAAATCTTTTGGCATATTATCTTCCCAATATTGAAGCCTATTACGGTTACGGTTGCTATCTTGAATACGATTTGGATTTGGAATGACTATTTGCTGCCTTCCCTTGTTATTAATCAGGATGGTATGCAGACTCTACCACTTAAGATGTTCTTCTTCTTTGGGGAGTATACAAAACAATGGCATCTTGCCCTTGCTGGATTAACTCTGGCCATTCTTCCGGTCATTATCGGCTACTTCTTTGCGCAAAAACAAATTATTAAAGGTGTATCCGAGGGTGCCGTGAAATAA
- a CDS encoding HD domain-containing protein: MNLTEKAKIFATKAHDGQTRKLTGKPMIGHPIRVAETLRKAGFSEEVIAAGYLHDTVEDTPVTMEEIKREFGERVAEVVAGNTENKAHSWHDRKQHTIEAIKTAPLEVKALVVADKLDNLRSLAEDINDAGEGIWAKFKKGRDEQKWYFTGVAKHMRDGLDSKEIPAFFDEYEQLVHTFFNQ; the protein is encoded by the coding sequence ATGAATCTAACCGAAAAAGCCAAGATATTTGCTACCAAAGCACATGATGGACAAACGAGAAAACTCACGGGGAAACCGATGATTGGCCATCCTATCCGTGTTGCGGAAACCTTAAGAAAAGCGGGATTTTCAGAGGAAGTCATTGCAGCGGGCTATCTGCATGACACGGTGGAAGATACTCCTGTCACCATGGAGGAGATTAAACGCGAATTTGGGGAGAGAGTGGCAGAGGTGGTGGCCGGAAATACGGAAAACAAAGCCCATTCCTGGCATGATCGTAAGCAGCATACCATTGAAGCTATTAAAACCGCTCCTCTTGAAGTGAAAGCGTTAGTGGTGGCCGATAAGCTGGATAACTTGCGCTCACTTGCTGAAGACATCAACGATGCGGGAGAGGGGATATGGGCAAAATTCAAAAAAGGCCGAGACGAGCAGAAGTGGTATTTCACGGGTGTGGCGAAGCATATGCGTGATGGTCTTGATTCTAAGGAAATCCCAGCCTTTTTCGATGAGTATGAACAGCTGGTCCATACATTTTTTAATCAATAA
- a CDS encoding S1C family serine protease, whose protein sequence is MIQIYCSKCGEPFSRQPRYCSACGNKTERKSKKIIIWGLALITTLCLCVMASYGFYLFNEKKEAEQSIQDKPEQVKEVVKKTKKEAPKPALQKTSTAPKDVSQIIEESLSKVFTISNGTSQGSGFLINKNGDILTNAHVVEGNTLAIVKDHNGTEHQGTVIGYSNEVDIALIRVPNLANQTPLSIETTDKSQLGDEIIALGSPRGLENSATLGNISGVDRTFVIEPHLYDGIYQISAPLAPGSSGGPLLDRKTEKVIAINSAKMNGEDNIGFSIPLYKIMNTVTQWSSAPMSEQEINQLFYNEAGVFYYEDLYGNEGYFDGGSYEEEYDSYYEDYEYDYDDSEFEEDYSEYDDYEYDHDEGYDDMYDDSDYYEEDPEEDDSLMIEEDSEEAYDDTLVEESDLEEENDDDDIEMDPYGNKEDVDSDVSDDYLDQ, encoded by the coding sequence GTGATTCAAATATATTGTTCAAAATGCGGTGAACCCTTCTCGCGTCAGCCTAGATATTGCTCGGCTTGTGGAAATAAGACAGAAAGAAAATCTAAGAAAATAATCATATGGGGATTAGCACTTATCACGACATTATGCCTATGCGTAATGGCTTCTTACGGTTTCTATCTTTTCAATGAAAAAAAGGAAGCAGAACAATCTATCCAGGATAAACCAGAACAAGTAAAAGAAGTTGTAAAAAAGACAAAAAAGGAAGCACCCAAACCTGCCTTACAGAAAACAAGTACCGCTCCTAAAGATGTATCTCAAATAATTGAAGAATCACTCTCAAAAGTATTTACGATTTCGAATGGAACCTCTCAAGGCTCCGGCTTTCTTATCAATAAGAACGGAGATATTCTCACCAATGCACATGTCGTGGAAGGAAATACATTGGCCATCGTAAAAGATCATAATGGTACGGAACATCAAGGAACTGTCATCGGCTACAGCAATGAAGTCGATATCGCTTTGATCCGTGTCCCCAACCTGGCTAATCAAACACCCCTGTCTATTGAAACAACTGATAAGTCCCAATTAGGTGACGAAATCATTGCACTCGGAAGCCCAAGAGGACTAGAGAATTCAGCAACTTTAGGAAATATAAGCGGCGTAGATAGAACCTTTGTTATCGAGCCCCATTTATATGACGGCATTTACCAAATATCAGCTCCCCTCGCGCCCGGCAGCAGCGGCGGTCCCTTGTTAGATAGAAAAACGGAAAAAGTGATTGCCATAAACTCTGCCAAAATGAATGGCGAAGACAATATCGGCTTCAGCATCCCGCTCTACAAGATTATGAACACAGTCACTCAATGGTCCTCTGCCCCAATGAGCGAACAGGAGATAAATCAACTCTTTTACAATGAAGCAGGCGTCTTTTATTATGAGGATCTCTATGGGAATGAAGGTTATTTTGACGGTGGTTCATACGAAGAAGAATACGATAGCTATTATGAAGATTACGAATATGATTATGATGACTCTGAATTTGAAGAAGATTATAGTGAATATGATGACTATGAATACGATCATGATGAAGGTTACGATGACATGTATGATGACTCCGATTATTATGAGGAAGACCCCGAAGAAGATGATAGCCTAATGATAGAGGAAGATTCAGAGGAAGCTTATGATGATACTTTAGTAGAGGAATCTGATTTAGAAGAAGAAAATGATGACGATGACATCGAAATGGATCCTTATGGTAACAAGGAGGATGTAGATTCTGATGTTTCCGATGATTACTTGGATCAATAA
- a CDS encoding LacI family DNA-binding transcriptional regulator, whose translation MADVTIKDVAREANVAPSTVSRVLKDSPHISSQTKRRVRKVMERLGYTPNFQAQSLVGKSTQTIGVIMPDTAYHAFKNPFFSVVLRGISRRANEQKYGLYLSTSYTREGIYEEVVSMVQGKRVDGLILLYSRKNDEVIEFLKEVDFPFTVIGRPLMHENSITYVDNDNVTVAKDVTNYLIKLGHKHIAFIGGNENFAVTVDRLKGYRDALEESGIPFCEDYLIDEQLFNDHGFESIKSLMELKPIPTAIIAQDDLTGYEILSYLEKLTIRVPEDVSIIGFNNQTLSQHSKPPLTSVEINIPRLGIEATNCLIEKIKNPNTFAKRVTIPTEFKERESCRKIE comes from the coding sequence TTGGCGGATGTAACGATTAAAGATGTTGCCAGAGAAGCGAATGTAGCACCATCCACTGTATCAAGGGTACTCAAGGATAGCCCGCATATCAGCAGTCAAACAAAACGCAGAGTCCGGAAAGTGATGGAACGGTTGGGGTATACCCCTAATTTCCAGGCTCAAAGCTTAGTCGGGAAAAGCACACAGACCATTGGTGTTATTATGCCTGACACAGCGTATCACGCATTTAAGAATCCGTTCTTCTCGGTCGTTCTTCGCGGGATTAGCCGTAGAGCCAATGAGCAGAAATATGGACTATATTTATCGACCAGTTATACACGAGAAGGAATCTATGAAGAAGTGGTTTCGATGGTACAAGGAAAAAGGGTAGACGGGCTCATCCTCTTGTATTCTCGTAAAAATGATGAGGTCATTGAGTTCCTGAAAGAGGTTGATTTTCCTTTTACGGTGATAGGCAGACCGCTCATGCATGAAAACAGCATTACGTATGTCGATAATGATAATGTGACCGTCGCCAAAGACGTGACAAATTATCTCATCAAGCTTGGGCATAAACACATTGCCTTTATTGGCGGAAACGAAAACTTTGCCGTAACCGTTGACCGCTTAAAGGGATACCGGGATGCCTTAGAGGAGAGTGGAATTCCATTCTGCGAAGATTATTTGATTGATGAACAGCTATTTAATGATCATGGGTTCGAATCGATTAAAAGCCTAATGGAACTGAAACCTATCCCAACAGCCATCATTGCCCAGGATGATTTGACTGGGTATGAGATCTTAAGCTATCTGGAAAAACTGACTATTCGTGTACCAGAGGATGTCTCCATCATCGGGTTTAATAATCAAACACTCTCTCAGCATTCAAAACCACCTTTGACGTCTGTGGAAATCAATATTCCTCGACTAGGTATTGAAGCAACGAATTGTTTAATCGAAAAGATTAAGAACCCGAATACTTTTGCAAAGCGGGTTACGATTCCAACTGAGTTTAAGGAGCGGGAATCGTGTAGAAAGATAGAATAG